A single Sphingomonas kaistensis DNA region contains:
- a CDS encoding protein-L-isoaspartate O-methyltransferase — protein MDFAQARRAMVDSQLRPQAVTDPLVVAAMATVPREAFVPQASAAIAYIDRMVPLEGGRMLSPAASLGRMLTEMRCRKGERALVVGAGTGYSSAVLAEMGVDVVAVENDPTLLDQLGTVPGITVHAGALEEGAPAAGPFDLILVDGQIEQLPDALVEQLKPGGRLAACLVEKGVPRLMVGTRSVHGFGLKAVADASMAPLPGFARPAVFTF, from the coding sequence ATGGACTTTGCCCAGGCGCGCCGCGCAATGGTCGACAGCCAGCTTCGGCCCCAGGCGGTGACCGATCCGCTGGTGGTCGCGGCCATGGCCACCGTTCCGCGCGAGGCGTTCGTGCCGCAGGCGTCGGCCGCGATCGCCTATATCGACCGGATGGTGCCGCTCGAGGGTGGGCGTATGCTCAGCCCCGCTGCCAGCCTGGGCCGGATGCTAACAGAGATGCGCTGCCGCAAAGGCGAGCGCGCGCTCGTGGTCGGCGCCGGCACCGGCTACAGCAGTGCCGTGCTGGCCGAAATGGGCGTCGATGTCGTCGCGGTCGAAAACGATCCCACCCTGCTCGACCAGCTTGGCACGGTGCCCGGCATCACCGTTCACGCAGGCGCGCTCGAAGAGGGCGCGCCTGCCGCGGGCCCGTTCGACCTGATCCTCGTCGACGGGCAGATCGAACAGCTCCCCGACGCCCTCGTCGAACAGCTCAAGCCCGGCGGCCGGCTCGCCGCTTGCCTCGTCGAAAAGGGCGTTCCGCGGCTGATGGTCGGGACACGTTCGGTTCATGGCTTCGGGCTCAAGGCCGTCGCCGACGCCTCGATGGCGCCGCTGCCCGGCTTTGCCCGGCCCGCCGTCTTCACCTTCTGA
- a CDS encoding TolC family outer membrane protein — MRHLLSCTALVALALATPAAADTLREALVASYRTNPTLNGQREALRVNDAGVAVARAAGRPQVAATVGLNRDLTRSGVLNTGRGKGPVVSGGVDLSLPLFQGGRVRNSVEAARTRVEAGRATLRAVEGDVFVQAVQAYMDVIRDRAIVELNRNQVDVLGTNLRATNDRFQIGDLTRTDVAQSEARLSLARSSLALAQGRLLSSEAFYRQVVGQAPGQLASPPPLPPLPASADEAVRIALVENPDVIAVVRQAEAAGLDVRVANADRLPTVSGVVSGDYVNTVGGATAGIPRSGTQTTIGLNTRIPIYQGGLPSARIAQARAVEGQLLERTIETERLIVQSVRSAFASVVATRQAIASNEVAVSSAKLALEGARAERSVGTRTVLDVLNAEQELLNAQVQLVSARRDQYVAGFQLLNAMGQAEADDLGLDGGPLYDPTGAYRRTASQWNDWKSEGRYVPRSTRTVSAAEEPLAVQPAAPVAGPPAPGVTNPPR; from the coding sequence GTGCGCCATCTTCTCAGTTGCACCGCGCTTGTCGCGCTTGCTCTCGCCACCCCCGCCGCGGCCGACACTTTGCGCGAGGCTCTGGTGGCGAGCTACCGGACTAACCCGACCCTGAACGGTCAGCGCGAGGCGCTGCGCGTCAATGATGCCGGGGTCGCCGTGGCCCGCGCCGCCGGCCGGCCACAGGTTGCCGCCACCGTCGGCCTCAACCGCGACCTCACCCGCTCGGGCGTGCTCAACACCGGGCGCGGCAAGGGACCGGTGGTCTCGGGCGGCGTCGATCTTAGCCTGCCGTTGTTCCAGGGCGGCCGCGTGCGCAATTCGGTCGAAGCGGCGCGCACCCGCGTCGAAGCCGGACGTGCCACCCTCCGTGCGGTGGAAGGCGACGTCTTCGTCCAGGCGGTCCAGGCTTACATGGACGTGATCCGCGACCGCGCGATCGTGGAATTGAACCGCAATCAGGTCGATGTTCTCGGCACCAATTTGCGCGCCACCAACGACCGGTTCCAGATCGGCGATCTGACCCGCACCGACGTCGCCCAGTCCGAAGCCCGCCTGTCGCTCGCCCGCTCCAGCCTCGCGCTGGCGCAGGGCCGCCTGCTGTCGAGCGAAGCCTTTTACCGCCAGGTGGTCGGCCAGGCGCCGGGCCAGCTCGCCTCGCCCCCGCCGCTGCCGCCGCTGCCCGCCAGCGCCGACGAAGCCGTCCGCATCGCCCTGGTCGAAAACCCCGACGTGATCGCCGTGGTCCGCCAGGCCGAGGCCGCCGGGCTCGACGTGCGGGTCGCCAATGCCGATCGTCTGCCGACCGTGTCGGGGGTGGTGAGCGGCGATTACGTCAACACCGTGGGCGGCGCCACGGCGGGGATCCCGCGGTCGGGAACGCAGACCACCATTGGCCTCAACACCCGTATCCCCATCTATCAGGGCGGCTTGCCGAGCGCGCGCATCGCGCAGGCCCGCGCGGTTGAAGGCCAGCTTCTCGAGCGCACCATCGAAACCGAGCGGCTGATCGTCCAGTCGGTCCGTTCGGCCTTTGCCAGCGTCGTCGCGACGCGCCAGGCGATCGCCTCCAACGAGGTCGCGGTGTCCTCCGCCAAGCTCGCGCTCGAAGGCGCCCGCGCCGAACGCAGCGTCGGCACCCGCACCGTGCTCGACGTGCTCAACGCCGAGCAGGAATTGCTCAACGCACAGGTCCAGCTCGTCAGTGCGCGCCGTGACCAATATGTCGCCGGCTTCCAGCTGCTGAACGCAATGGGTCAGGCCGAGGCCGACGATCTCGGATTGGACGGCGGGCCGCTGTACGATCCGACCGGCGCCTATCGCCGCACCGCGTCGCAATGGAACGACTGGAAGAGCGAAGGGCGCTATGTGCCCCGCTCGACCCGCACCGTGTCCGCGGCGGAAGAGCCACTAGCGGTGCAGCCCGCCGCGCCGGTCGCCGGGCCGCCCGCGCCGGGGGTGACAAATCCGCCGCGTTGA
- a CDS encoding DUF2497 domain-containing protein, with product MAGREPSMEDILASIKKVIAEEKELRSTVSVAAPLPPIEAEPDPEEPADEEVLELDEPVVETMRLPEVDLGPPLVSEDAAEASRLRLAALQEAAAAAPPPPAVNPLEQMVRDMLRPMLKDWLDQNLPGIVDEHVKREIGRITGQGL from the coding sequence ATGGCTGGCCGCGAACCCTCGATGGAAGACATCCTCGCTTCGATCAAGAAAGTGATCGCGGAGGAAAAGGAGCTGCGCAGCACCGTGTCGGTCGCCGCGCCGCTTCCGCCCATTGAGGCAGAGCCTGACCCCGAAGAGCCGGCCGACGAGGAAGTGCTCGAACTCGACGAGCCGGTGGTCGAGACGATGCGCCTCCCCGAGGTCGATCTCGGACCGCCGCTGGTCAGCGAGGATGCGGCGGAAGCCAGCCGGTTGCGCCTTGCCGCGCTGCAGGAAGCTGCCGCCGCTGCGCCCCCGCCGCCAGCGGTCAATCCGCTCGAGCAGATGGTTCGCGACATGCTGCGCCCGATGCTCAAGGACTGGCTTGACCAGAACTTGCCCGGCATCGTCGATGAGCATGTGAAGCGTGAGATCGGCCGGATCACCGGGCAGGGGCTGTAA
- a CDS encoding S9 family peptidase produces the protein MIKRSLLLAAAAAVLAPTVAAARPMTATDMHMMRRMGAPEVSPDGKTAVFTLSTTDLAANKRSNVLHSLDLTRTGAAPQPVASAEGAHDAVFGPDGALYFLKAVGERDQLHRMVMGQPAQVMSDFGADISGFKLSPDGSKVLVWADQRDCPDLACAATTFAAKEPGSGRVYDQLFVRHWDTWVEPGTKSRIYTFDIADGKLQGFGTRVTGALVGDTPSKPFGGGEEISWSRDGRTVFFALREAGRIEPTSTNLDVFAAPADGSGQPTNLTPDNDGTDTLPTVSPDGRTLAYVSMARAGYEADRQVLMLRDLATGRVRALTQGWDRSVGSIEWAPDNRSILVTTGDTLEHPIFRVDVASGRVTRLTGEGNAGNVQALPGGAVLYTSNSIQAPDDLYLLRGRGKPVQLTAVNKTLLAELDPITVDRFSFAGANGDKVWGIKVKPVTNASLPIAFVVHGGPQGSFGNSWSYRWNPRAFANLGSGFGVVSIDFHGSTGYGQAFTDSIRNDWGGKPLQDLQLGLAYATAQDKQLQADNACALGASYGGYMMNWIAGQWPDRFKCLVQHDGVFDARAMAYETEELWFDEWEHGGKTYYEDPAAFERWNPVNHVAKWKTPMLVITGEKDYRIPYTQGIAAFTALQRRDIPSKLVVFPDENHWVLKPQNSIQWYREVEGWMKRWTGGQGTAPAGN, from the coding sequence ATGATCAAGCGCTCCCTCCTGCTGGCGGCCGCTGCCGCCGTTCTCGCCCCCACGGTCGCCGCCGCCCGGCCGATGACCGCTACCGACATGCACATGATGCGCCGGATGGGCGCGCCCGAGGTGTCGCCCGATGGCAAAACCGCGGTGTTCACGCTGTCGACCACCGATCTTGCGGCGAATAAGCGCAGCAACGTCCTCCACAGCCTCGACCTCACCCGCACCGGCGCCGCGCCGCAGCCGGTCGCCAGCGCCGAGGGCGCGCATGATGCGGTGTTCGGGCCCGATGGCGCGCTGTATTTCCTGAAAGCCGTCGGCGAGCGCGACCAGCTTCACCGCATGGTGATGGGGCAGCCCGCGCAGGTGATGAGCGACTTCGGCGCAGACATCTCGGGCTTCAAATTGAGCCCCGACGGCAGCAAAGTCCTCGTCTGGGCCGATCAGCGCGATTGCCCCGACCTCGCCTGTGCCGCCACGACCTTCGCCGCCAAGGAGCCGGGCTCGGGCCGGGTTTACGACCAATTGTTCGTGCGCCACTGGGATACCTGGGTCGAACCCGGCACCAAAAGTCGCATCTACACCTTCGACATCGCCGACGGGAAACTGCAGGGCTTCGGCACCCGCGTCACCGGCGCGCTTGTCGGCGACACGCCGTCCAAGCCCTTCGGCGGGGGCGAGGAGATCAGCTGGTCGCGCGACGGCCGCACGGTCTTCTTCGCCCTGCGTGAAGCGGGCCGGATCGAGCCGACCTCGACCAACCTCGACGTGTTCGCAGCGCCCGCCGATGGGTCGGGCCAACCGACCAACCTGACCCCCGACAACGACGGCACCGACACGCTGCCGACCGTCTCGCCCGACGGCCGCACCCTGGCCTATGTCTCGATGGCCCGCGCCGGCTACGAAGCCGACCGCCAGGTGCTGATGCTGCGCGACCTCGCCACCGGCCGCGTCCGCGCACTGACCCAAGGCTGGGACCGCTCGGTCGGTTCGATCGAATGGGCGCCGGACAATCGCTCGATCCTGGTCACCACCGGCGACACGCTGGAGCACCCCATCTTCCGAGTGGATGTCGCCAGCGGCCGGGTCACCCGCCTGACTGGCGAAGGCAACGCCGGTAACGTCCAGGCGCTGCCGGGCGGCGCGGTGCTCTACACCTCCAACAGCATCCAGGCGCCCGACGACCTGTATCTCCTCCGCGGCCGCGGGAAGCCGGTCCAGCTGACCGCCGTCAACAAGACGCTGCTGGCCGAGCTCGACCCGATCACCGTGGACCGCTTCAGCTTCGCCGGCGCCAACGGCGACAAGGTCTGGGGCATCAAGGTCAAGCCGGTCACCAACGCCTCGCTGCCGATCGCCTTTGTCGTCCACGGCGGCCCGCAAGGCAGCTTCGGCAACAGCTGGTCCTACCGCTGGAATCCGCGGGCTTTTGCCAATCTCGGCTCGGGCTTCGGCGTCGTCAGCATCGATTTTCACGGCTCCACCGGCTACGGCCAGGCCTTTACGGACAGCATCCGCAACGACTGGGGCGGCAAGCCGCTGCAGGACCTTCAGCTCGGCCTCGCCTACGCCACAGCGCAGGACAAGCAGCTCCAGGCCGACAACGCCTGCGCATTGGGCGCCAGCTACGGCGGCTACATGATGAACTGGATCGCCGGCCAATGGCCCGATCGCTTCAAGTGCCTCGTCCAACACGACGGCGTGTTCGACGCCCGCGCCATGGCCTACGAGACCGAGGAGCTATGGTTCGACGAGTGGGAGCATGGCGGCAAGACCTATTACGAAGACCCGGCCGCCTTCGAACGCTGGAACCCGGTCAACCACGTCGCCAAATGGAAGACCCCGATGCTCGTGATCACCGGCGAGAAGGATTATCGCATCCCCTACACGCAAGGGATCGCCGCCTTCACCGCCCTCCAGCGCCGCGACATCCCGTCCAAGCTGGTCGTTTTCCCCGACGAGAACCACTGGGTGCTGAAGCCGCAGAATTCGATCCAATGGTACCGTGAGGTCGAAGGCTGGATGAAGCGCTGGACCGGCGGGCAGGGGACGGCGCCGGCCGGCAACTGA
- a CDS encoding valine--tRNA ligase: protein MTDLPKTFEPGPIETRWYQHWEESGAFRPARPEAEPFTIVMPPPNVTGSLHIGHALDNTLQDILVRRARMQGKDALWVVGTDHAGIATQMVVERQLNAHQQKRTDFTRDQFVDKVWEWKHESGGQITRQLRRLGASCDWANERFTMDEGFSKAVLHTFVELHKRGRIYRDKRLVNWDPKFQTAISDLEVETRDQAGKFWTLRYPLADGSGHIEVATTRPETMLADMAVAVHPEDARYTGHVGKQIKLPITGRLIPIVADEHADPELGSGAVKVTPGHDFNDFEVGKRAGFKPAEMLNMLDAAANICQTADGLIPADLLGLERFEARKRVVELLDAAGALVKVEDRTIATPLGDRSGVVIEPWLTDQWYVDVKPLAERVVEATKSGAIKVVPETWSKTWFNWLEGIQPWCVSRQLWWGHRIPAWYDADGNAFVALSAEEAQAQAGDDRPLTQDEDVLDTWFSSALWPFATLGWPEQTEDLARHYPNDVLISGFDILFFWDARMAMQGLEFMDEVPWRILYLHGLVRDAQGQKMSKSKGNTVDPLGLIDKYGADALRFTMAAMESQGRDIKLEEKRVEGYRNFATKLWNAARFLQMNGVGPSQSIAAPQATKPVNRWIIGEVVETLTRLNRAFDELRFDGMADAIYHFTWGTFCDWYVELVKGGFDEETRAVAGWAFDQILVMLHPFMPFLTEELWHGMGARPYDLIVAQWPAPQASGDAEAKAKVEAIIAFIEGIRTLRAELNVPWTATLVPHVLAGEGSSAMLDLIAQEGATLTRMGKVGPAVAADAPPAGSAQIVVGGATVAFPLGDAIDLDAERARLAKAAEAAEKDRDSLGARLGNPAFAERAKPEAVAKARADHEARSAEAERLRAALARLG from the coding sequence ATGACCGACCTCCCCAAGACCTTCGAACCCGGCCCGATCGAAACCCGCTGGTATCAGCATTGGGAAGAAAGCGGCGCGTTCCGCCCGGCGCGCCCCGAGGCCGAGCCCTTCACCATCGTCATGCCGCCGCCCAACGTCACGGGCAGCCTGCATATCGGTCACGCGCTCGACAACACGCTGCAGGACATCCTCGTCCGCCGCGCCCGGATGCAGGGCAAGGATGCGTTGTGGGTGGTCGGCACCGACCACGCCGGCATCGCCACGCAGATGGTGGTCGAGCGGCAACTGAACGCTCACCAACAGAAGCGCACCGATTTCACCCGCGACCAGTTCGTCGACAAGGTGTGGGAATGGAAGCACGAAAGCGGCGGTCAGATCACCCGCCAGCTTCGCCGCCTCGGCGCCTCGTGCGATTGGGCCAACGAGCGCTTCACCATGGACGAAGGCTTCTCGAAGGCCGTCCTCCACACTTTTGTCGAGCTGCACAAGCGCGGCCGCATCTACCGCGACAAGCGCCTGGTGAACTGGGATCCCAAGTTCCAGACCGCCATTTCCGACCTCGAGGTCGAGACCCGCGACCAGGCCGGCAAATTCTGGACCCTGCGCTATCCGCTCGCCGACGGCAGCGGCCATATCGAGGTCGCCACCACCCGGCCCGAAACCATGCTGGCCGATATGGCGGTCGCGGTGCATCCCGAGGACGCGCGCTATACGGGGCACGTCGGGAAGCAGATCAAGCTGCCGATCACCGGCCGCCTGATCCCGATCGTCGCTGACGAACATGCCGATCCCGAGCTTGGGTCGGGCGCGGTCAAGGTGACGCCCGGCCACGATTTCAACGACTTCGAGGTCGGCAAGCGCGCCGGGTTCAAGCCGGCAGAGATGCTCAACATGCTCGATGCGGCGGCCAACATCTGCCAGACCGCCGACGGCCTGATCCCCGCCGACCTCCTCGGCCTCGAGCGGTTCGAGGCCCGCAAGCGCGTCGTCGAATTGCTCGACGCGGCCGGCGCGCTGGTCAAGGTCGAGGACCGCACGATCGCCACCCCGCTCGGCGACCGCTCGGGCGTGGTGATCGAGCCGTGGTTGACCGACCAATGGTATGTCGACGTGAAGCCGCTCGCCGAGCGCGTGGTCGAGGCGACCAAGAGCGGCGCGATCAAGGTCGTGCCGGAGACTTGGTCCAAGACCTGGTTCAACTGGCTCGAAGGCATCCAGCCGTGGTGCGTCTCGCGACAATTGTGGTGGGGCCACCGTATTCCCGCCTGGTACGATGCCGACGGCAACGCCTTCGTCGCACTAAGCGCCGAGGAAGCGCAAGCTCAGGCCGGCGACGACCGCCCGCTGACGCAGGACGAAGACGTTCTAGATACCTGGTTCAGCTCGGCGCTGTGGCCCTTCGCGACGCTCGGCTGGCCCGAGCAGACCGAGGACCTTGCCCGCCACTACCCCAACGATGTCTTGATATCCGGCTTCGACATCCTGTTCTTCTGGGATGCCCGCATGGCGATGCAGGGACTCGAGTTCATGGACGAGGTGCCGTGGCGCATCCTCTATCTCCATGGCTTGGTGCGCGACGCCCAGGGCCAGAAGATGTCCAAGTCCAAGGGCAACACCGTCGATCCGCTCGGCCTCATCGACAAATATGGCGCCGACGCCCTCCGCTTCACCATGGCGGCGATGGAAAGCCAGGGCCGCGACATCAAATTGGAGGAGAAGCGCGTCGAGGGCTATCGCAACTTCGCGACCAAGCTGTGGAACGCCGCTCGCTTCCTGCAGATGAACGGGGTCGGCCCGTCGCAGTCGATCGCCGCGCCGCAAGCGACCAAGCCGGTCAATCGTTGGATCATCGGCGAGGTGGTCGAGACGCTCACCCGTCTCAACCGCGCCTTCGACGAGCTTCGCTTCGACGGAATGGCCGACGCCATCTATCACTTCACCTGGGGCACTTTCTGCGACTGGTATGTCGAGCTGGTGAAGGGCGGCTTTGACGAGGAAACCCGCGCCGTCGCCGGCTGGGCGTTCGACCAGATCCTGGTCATGCTCCACCCGTTCATGCCCTTCCTCACCGAAGAATTGTGGCACGGCATGGGGGCACGCCCCTACGACCTGATCGTCGCGCAATGGCCGGCGCCGCAGGCCTCGGGCGACGCTGAGGCGAAAGCCAAGGTCGAGGCGATTATCGCCTTCATCGAGGGTATTCGGACCCTCCGCGCCGAATTGAACGTGCCGTGGACCGCGACGCTGGTGCCGCACGTGCTGGCAGGCGAGGGGAGCAGCGCCATGCTCGACCTCATCGCACAGGAAGGCGCGACGCTGACCCGCATGGGCAAGGTCGGCCCCGCCGTAGCCGCGGATGCGCCGCCGGCCGGCTCGGCGCAGATCGTCGTCGGTGGCGCGACCGTGGCCTTCCCGCTCGGTGACGCCATCGATCTCGACGCCGAACGCGCCCGCCTCGCCAAGGCCGCGGAAGCGGCGGAAAAGGACCGCGACAGCCTCGGTGCGCGGCTCGGCAACCCGGCCTTTGCCGAGCGCGCCAAGCCCGAAGCCGTTGCCAAGGCCCGCGCCGATCACGAGGCCCGCAGCGCCGAGGCCGAGCGGCTTCGTGCTGCCCTGGCCCGGCTCGGTTGA
- a CDS encoding DUF6894 family protein, producing MSRFFFHLSTSHNIPDNEGVELDSLEDARCYAVRMIAEVLCTAPQRYWEAETYRVTTADERGLTLFTVEVVSTDAAAIGTRRS from the coding sequence ATGTCGCGTTTTTTCTTTCATCTCAGCACAAGCCACAACATTCCGGATAATGAAGGCGTCGAACTCGACAGCCTGGAAGACGCCCGGTGTTATGCGGTGCGAATGATTGCCGAGGTGCTGTGCACCGCACCCCAGCGCTATTGGGAAGCCGAAACCTACCGGGTGACCACCGCCGACGAGCGCGGGCTGACATTGTTTACGGTGGAAGTCGTTTCCACCGACGCCGCCGCGATCGGAACTCGCCGCTCCTAG
- a CDS encoding MATE family efflux transporter yields the protein MADADRPTASPARPGQRDLTSGPIGTTLISFALPTLGSSILQSLNGSINSAWVGRLIGEDALAATANANMVMFLASAFTFGFSMASSILIAQAFGRRDIDAARRSFGTALGFFSLLAVVVAVGGWFLSPNILSLLGTPAEAVPLADAYLRIIFVALPPAILMVSTMMALRGTGDSLTPLWFMGMAVLLDSGLNPFFISGIGPFPQMGIAGSAVATSIANWTALAGLFAFIYWKDLPLRLRGAELAYLRPSGERLKTIVVKGFPMGLQMIVISLSSLLLIGLVNAEGVHTAAAYGVTMQLWTYIQIPAMAFGAAVSAMTAQNIGAGQWDRVGKITGIAIIQVLAITGAMIALFLLFERPALGLFLGMDSPALPIAIHIQWIATWSFLLFGVTLVIFGTVRANGAVIAPLIILAVGLLPVRIGFAWLGRDWLGADALWWSFPASTLTNLVLAVLYFRSGRWKQSRMAVNGAPRPIPQPAQP from the coding sequence ATGGCTGACGCCGACCGCCCGACCGCCTCGCCCGCTCGACCCGGCCAGCGCGACCTGACCAGTGGCCCGATCGGCACCACGCTGATCAGCTTCGCGCTACCGACGCTCGGTTCCTCGATCCTTCAGTCGCTGAACGGCTCGATCAATTCGGCCTGGGTCGGGCGGCTGATCGGCGAGGATGCGCTGGCCGCGACCGCCAATGCCAATATGGTGATGTTCCTCGCCAGCGCCTTCACCTTCGGCTTTTCGATGGCAAGCTCGATCCTGATCGCCCAGGCCTTCGGTCGCCGCGACATCGACGCCGCCCGCCGCTCGTTCGGCACCGCGCTTGGCTTCTTCAGCCTCTTGGCCGTGGTCGTCGCAGTCGGCGGCTGGTTCCTCAGCCCGAACATCCTTTCCCTGCTCGGCACCCCGGCCGAAGCGGTGCCGCTGGCCGACGCCTACCTGCGCATCATCTTCGTCGCGCTGCCCCCGGCGATCCTGATGGTCAGCACCATGATGGCCCTGCGCGGGACCGGCGACAGCCTGACACCTTTGTGGTTTATGGGGATGGCGGTGCTGCTCGACAGTGGGCTCAATCCCTTTTTCATTTCAGGTATCGGCCCGTTTCCGCAGATGGGTATCGCCGGATCGGCGGTGGCGACCAGCATCGCCAACTGGACCGCGCTCGCCGGGCTGTTCGCGTTTATCTATTGGAAAGACCTGCCGCTCCGCCTGCGCGGGGCCGAGCTCGCCTATCTCCGCCCGTCGGGCGAACGGCTCAAGACCATCGTGGTGAAAGGCTTCCCGATGGGCCTGCAGATGATCGTCATCTCGCTGTCCAGCCTCCTGCTCATCGGCCTCGTCAATGCCGAAGGGGTGCACACCGCTGCCGCTTATGGCGTCACCATGCAATTGTGGACCTATATCCAGATACCCGCGATGGCCTTCGGCGCCGCGGTCAGCGCGATGACAGCGCAGAACATCGGCGCGGGCCAATGGGATCGGGTCGGCAAGATTACCGGCATCGCGATCATACAGGTGCTGGCGATCACCGGCGCCATGATCGCTCTGTTCCTGCTGTTCGAACGGCCCGCGCTTGGCCTGTTCCTCGGGATGGACAGCCCGGCGCTGCCGATCGCCATCCACATCCAGTGGATCGCGACCTGGAGCTTCCTCCTGTTCGGGGTCACGCTCGTTATCTTCGGAACCGTCCGGGCCAATGGCGCAGTGATCGCACCGCTGATCATTCTCGCGGTCGGCCTGCTACCGGTGCGGATCGGCTTTGCCTGGCTCGGTCGCGACTGGCTCGGGGCCGACGCCTTGTGGTGGAGCTTCCCGGCTAGCACGCTGACGAACCTCGTGCTGGCGGTGCTCTATTTCCGCTCAGGCCGGTGGAAACAGTCTCGCATGGCGGTCAACGGGGCGCCGCGACCCATACCGCAGCCCGCGCAACCGTGA
- a CDS encoding diacylglycerol/lipid kinase family protein yields MSDDTLPKQAVLVVNAMSRSGGDAFEDAKRLLEERGVELLGAHAITDPEQMRPTVVAALADKAPMIIVGGGDGSLSKAIDDFLGTDTVFALLPLGTANSFAKTLGIGTDLEAAVETIATGKKLRIDLGAIDGDYFANAAAMGLSPLIAETVPHKLKRTLGMLGYMIWAVRVAFKFRPFRLRITEGGRVHKVWATEARIANGTHHGGIELVESADLQSGEIVVQAVTGKSLVHLAWSWLATLFKLKSRDQNVTEYRGREIRIEARPRQKISIDGELSAKTPVTVTVARAAVWVAAPR; encoded by the coding sequence ATGAGTGACGATACGCTTCCGAAACAGGCCGTCCTGGTCGTCAATGCCATGAGCCGGTCCGGCGGCGATGCGTTCGAGGATGCGAAGCGGCTGCTGGAGGAGCGCGGTGTCGAATTGCTTGGCGCCCATGCCATCACCGACCCCGAACAGATGCGGCCTACCGTGGTGGCGGCGCTTGCCGACAAGGCCCCGATGATCATTGTCGGAGGCGGCGACGGATCCTTGTCCAAGGCCATCGACGACTTCCTCGGGACCGACACGGTGTTCGCGTTGCTGCCGCTCGGCACCGCCAACAGCTTTGCCAAGACGCTGGGGATCGGGACCGATCTGGAAGCCGCGGTCGAGACCATCGCCACCGGCAAGAAACTAAGGATCGATCTCGGCGCCATCGACGGCGATTATTTCGCCAATGCTGCGGCGATGGGACTGTCGCCGCTGATCGCCGAAACGGTGCCCCACAAGCTCAAGCGCACGCTGGGCATGCTCGGCTACATGATCTGGGCGGTGCGGGTTGCTTTCAAGTTCCGGCCCTTCCGGCTTCGCATCACCGAAGGCGGGCGGGTCCACAAGGTCTGGGCGACCGAAGCGCGGATCGCCAACGGAACGCACCACGGCGGCATCGAGCTGGTCGAAAGCGCCGACCTGCAATCGGGTGAGATCGTGGTGCAAGCGGTGACCGGCAAGAGCCTCGTCCACCTCGCCTGGAGCTGGCTTGCGACCTTGTTCAAGCTCAAGTCGCGCGACCAGAATGTGACCGAGTATCGCGGTCGGGAAATCCGTATCGAGGCGCGGCCGCGGCAGAAGATTTCGATCGACGGGGAACTGAGCGCCAAGACCCCGGTCACCGTCACGGTTGCGCGGGCTGCGGTATGGGTCGCGGCGCCCCGTTGA
- the hemB gene encoding porphobilinogen synthase has protein sequence MTAAFPALRMRRGRSAPWIRAMLAEHRLHPSDFILPLFICDGQGCEEPIAALPGVSRWTVDKIGARAREAHAAGIPCVALFPNTPGPLRTVGAEEALNPDNLICRAVKAVKDACPEIGVLTDVALDPYTEHGHDGLIDERGCVLNDLTSAVLVQQALVQAEAGADIVAPSDMMDGRVGAIRTALEQAGKCDTAIMAYAAKYASAFYGPFRDAVGSGGRLKGDKRGYQMDPANAAEALREVALDIAEGADMVMVKPGMPYLDVLAAVRKRFEVPTFAYQVSGEYAMIEHAAAAGAGDRDALILETLLAFKRAGASGILTYHALDAARLIAG, from the coding sequence ATGACTGCAGCTTTTCCCGCGCTCCGCATGCGCCGCGGCCGCTCGGCCCCCTGGATTCGCGCCATGCTGGCCGAACATCGCCTGCATCCGAGCGATTTCATCCTCCCTCTGTTCATCTGCGACGGGCAAGGCTGCGAAGAACCGATCGCGGCGCTGCCGGGCGTCAGCCGCTGGACGGTCGACAAAATCGGCGCGCGCGCCAGGGAGGCTCATGCGGCGGGCATTCCGTGCGTGGCCCTTTTCCCCAATACGCCGGGTCCTCTGCGCACCGTCGGCGCGGAAGAAGCGCTCAACCCCGATAATCTGATCTGCCGCGCGGTGAAGGCGGTGAAGGACGCCTGTCCAGAAATCGGCGTGCTGACCGATGTCGCACTCGATCCGTATACCGAGCATGGCCATGACGGCCTGATCGACGAACGCGGCTGTGTGTTGAACGACCTGACTAGTGCGGTGCTGGTTCAACAGGCGCTGGTTCAGGCCGAAGCAGGGGCCGACATCGTGGCGCCCTCCGACATGATGGACGGCCGCGTCGGGGCGATCCGCACGGCACTGGAGCAGGCCGGCAAATGCGATACCGCCATTATGGCCTACGCCGCCAAATATGCCTCGGCCTTTTACGGCCCGTTCCGCGATGCGGTGGGATCGGGCGGCCGCCTGAAGGGCGACAAGCGCGGTTATCAGATGGATCCGGCCAATGCCGCCGAAGCACTGCGCGAGGTCGCGCTCGACATCGCCGAGGGCGCCGACATGGTGATGGTGAAGCCCGGCATGCCGTATCTCGACGTGCTCGCCGCCGTCCGCAAACGCTTCGAAGTGCCGACCTTCGCCTACCAGGTGAGCGGCGAATATGCGATGATCGAGCATGCTGCCGCGGCCGGGGCAGGGGACCGCGACGCGCTAATCCTCGAAACCTTGCTCGCCTTTAAGCGCGCCGGCGCCAGCGGCATCCTGACCTATCATGCCCTCGACGCCGCACGGCTTATCGCGGGCTAA